In Rhizobium sp. WSM4643, the following are encoded in one genomic region:
- a CDS encoding LysR substrate-binding domain-containing protein, giving the protein MRPGLPGLKSRGYSGWEYPDGDSYATLPLPGALHVNSAQTYDAAALAGLGLIQAPLWGIGQYFKSGALVEIMPDFRRRALPVSLIVAHRSNLSRRVRAFMKWIEDVLTPYLE; this is encoded by the coding sequence ATGAGGCCCGGGCTTCCGGGCCTCAAATCGAGGGGATACTCCGGATGGGAATATCCGGACGGCGACAGCTACGCGACGCTTCCGTTGCCAGGTGCGCTGCACGTCAACAGTGCGCAGACTTACGACGCCGCTGCCCTCGCCGGCCTTGGCTTGATTCAGGCGCCACTCTGGGGGATTGGCCAATACTTTAAGAGCGGAGCGCTTGTGGAGATCATGCCCGATTTTCGTCGCCGGGCGCTCCCCGTATCCCTCATCGTAGCACATCGGAGCAATCTGTCGCGCCGAGTCCGCGCATTCATGAAGTGGATCGAAGATGTGCTGACGCCGTATCTGGAATAG
- a CDS encoding DUF4087 domain-containing protein encodes MKLLTSVIILALGTASAAQAERRCGWLSNPATGKWELYDAKGGWQIMFLGGDGSRAEGVDKIPDLTAGEYVYTFAIHGYACACMNVDADQEAITRIYSVQQLPLARCRNDPAIQYFLKQD; translated from the coding sequence GTGAAACTTCTGACATCAGTTATCATTCTCGCGTTGGGTACAGCTTCGGCTGCACAGGCTGAACGGCGTTGCGGTTGGCTTTCTAATCCGGCCACGGGAAAGTGGGAGCTGTACGATGCCAAGGGAGGCTGGCAGATCATGTTTTTGGGAGGCGACGGAAGCCGGGCTGAAGGCGTCGATAAAATTCCGGACCTGACGGCAGGTGAATACGTGTACACGTTCGCAATCCACGGCTACGCGTGCGCATGCATGAACGTCGATGCTGATCAAGAAGCCATTACCCGCATCTATTCAGTTCAGCAGCTGCCGTTAGCCAGGTGCCGAAACGACCCCGCCATCCAGTACTTTCTGAAGCAAGATTAG
- a CDS encoding SDR family NAD(P)-dependent oxidoreductase, with translation MDLDGKRIVVVGGSRGLGFGMVGAFVARAANVTVVARDSTILQAVGEQLAVTTVAADATSADAAKRIMSETRPDVVIMNAGAEPPMDRIDRIGWEAFTTNWNVDVKAALHWVQAALTLPMAPGGLVVLVSSGAAVQGSPLSGGYAGAKRAQWFIAKYAEGLSTQLGLGLRFRVIVPRQMFAGTGVGNAGISGYAAAAGRTFAEQAAAWPDMTPRGFGDTVAELIGETALEEAMIYAVRGDTGVTVINDG, from the coding sequence ATGGATTTGGATGGAAAACGGATCGTTGTCGTCGGTGGTAGCCGCGGTTTGGGCTTCGGAATGGTCGGGGCCTTTGTAGCGCGCGCAGCTAATGTGACCGTCGTGGCGCGCGACTCGACGATTTTGCAAGCGGTGGGAGAGCAACTGGCCGTCACGACTGTGGCTGCCGATGCGACCAGCGCCGACGCGGCAAAGAGGATCATGTCGGAGACACGACCCGATGTCGTCATCATGAACGCCGGCGCGGAACCGCCCATGGACCGTATCGACCGTATTGGCTGGGAGGCGTTCACGACCAACTGGAACGTCGATGTGAAGGCCGCCCTGCATTGGGTCCAGGCCGCTCTGACGTTGCCGATGGCGCCGGGCGGGCTGGTCGTTCTCGTTTCCAGCGGAGCCGCGGTGCAAGGCTCGCCGCTATCGGGAGGCTATGCAGGAGCAAAACGGGCGCAGTGGTTCATTGCAAAATATGCCGAGGGCTTGTCGACCCAGCTCGGCCTGGGCCTGCGTTTCCGGGTCATCGTTCCCCGGCAGATGTTCGCAGGAACCGGCGTGGGCAACGCCGGAATCTCCGGTTATGCTGCGGCGGCGGGCCGGACATTCGCAGAACAGGCAGCTGCCTGGCCGGACATGACACCGCGCGGCTTTGGCGATACGGTAGCCGAACTGATCGGCGAGACGGCGCTGGAAGAGGCTATGATCTACGCCGTGCGTGGAGATACGGGCGTGACGGTCATCAATGATGGATGA
- a CDS encoding RNA polymerase sigma factor translates to MMDEAALEAEAKSTLYVALAKEADAVRPELHRYAARLVGSVIDGEDVIQDALVNAFAMVGSISSGTPLRPWLFRIVHNRAIDTLRQRSTHPSEPLETAFDLADASAVDPEDALIRQDTVRIALAHYAKLPVPQRSAVILKDVLGEPIADIAALLGLSIDAVKAHLSRGRAGLRSITERESEVPLPPSAEVLNFAALFNARDWTALRRLLAEDVRLRQARRPQVSGAADVGRFFSYYADYPRVWIEPACLEGREILLVSAAPSAAPAYFMLLEWRDQKITLIRDHRYATYVMEDAAVTRAASQRES, encoded by the coding sequence ATGATGGATGAAGCTGCCCTCGAAGCAGAAGCGAAGAGCACACTCTACGTGGCGCTGGCCAAGGAGGCGGATGCAGTTCGCCCGGAACTGCATCGCTATGCCGCCCGGTTGGTCGGCTCGGTGATCGACGGCGAGGACGTGATTCAGGACGCGTTGGTCAATGCGTTCGCGATGGTCGGCTCGATCTCGTCCGGCACGCCGCTGCGACCATGGCTGTTTCGCATTGTTCACAATCGCGCCATCGATACGCTGCGCCAGCGAAGTACCCATCCGTCAGAGCCGCTGGAGACGGCCTTTGATCTGGCGGATGCCAGTGCTGTTGATCCGGAGGATGCGCTGATAAGGCAGGACACGGTGCGGATCGCCTTGGCTCACTATGCCAAATTGCCGGTGCCGCAGCGTAGCGCGGTGATCCTCAAGGATGTGCTGGGAGAGCCCATCGCAGACATCGCCGCGCTGTTGGGCCTGAGTATCGATGCTGTCAAAGCCCATCTCTCACGTGGTCGGGCAGGATTGCGATCCATCACCGAGAGGGAGTCCGAAGTTCCGCTGCCCCCAAGCGCCGAGGTTCTGAATTTCGCAGCGCTCTTCAACGCGCGGGATTGGACGGCCCTGCGCAGGCTGCTTGCCGAGGATGTTCGGCTTCGTCAGGCACGACGGCCGCAGGTCTCCGGTGCGGCGGATGTTGGCCGATTCTTTTCCTATTATGCAGATTATCCGCGGGTTTGGATCGAACCGGCTTGTCTGGAGGGCAGGGAAATATTGCTGGTCTCGGCTGCGCCGTCCGCTGCTCCTGCCTACTTCATGCTGCTCGAATGGAGGGACCAAAAGATAACACTGATCCGCGACCATCGATATGCGACCTACGTCATGGAGGACGCGGCTGTGACGCGGGCCGCATCGCAACGCGAATCTTAG
- a CDS encoding GFA family protein, whose translation MPVFHAKCSCGALSLEVDGEPVHNHTCTCTRCQRASGSALAHNVWFREEHVRVVSGDYSVWFPQGETTPDVMKAFCRVCGDGGFSKSGTYLPGTVVIAGGTFADPAFPAPDHVHWWDNRPHWLDLAQSIERHGGD comes from the coding sequence ATGCCCGTCTTTCATGCCAAATGCAGCTGCGGCGCCCTGTCCCTGGAGGTCGATGGTGAACCGGTCCACAATCACACATGCACCTGCACGCGCTGCCAGCGTGCATCCGGCAGCGCACTGGCACATAATGTGTGGTTCCGGGAGGAACATGTGCGGGTCGTTTCCGGAGACTATTCCGTCTGGTTTCCGCAAGGCGAGACGACGCCTGATGTGATGAAAGCCTTTTGCCGGGTCTGCGGTGACGGCGGCTTCTCGAAGTCCGGAACATACCTCCCCGGCACCGTTGTCATCGCCGGCGGCACATTCGCCGATCCAGCGTTTCCTGCGCCCGATCATGTTCACTGGTGGGACAATCGCCCGCATTGGCTCGATCTCGCCCAATCGATCGAGCGTCATGGCGGAGATTAG
- a CDS encoding ArsR/SmtB family transcription factor produces MRPLFHPDLEDIKPEAILYALSDPERVAIYAKLAGAAGGGTCSALADLGDRIIPKSSLSNHFKVLRESGLILSERQGVEMRNQTRCAELDERFPGLIKAILTAYGQLPGEPKTD; encoded by the coding sequence ATGAGACCGCTCTTTCACCCAGACCTGGAGGACATCAAGCCCGAAGCGATCCTCTATGCGCTGTCGGATCCGGAGCGCGTTGCCATTTACGCGAAGCTTGCCGGCGCCGCCGGTGGCGGAACCTGTTCTGCGCTTGCCGATCTCGGCGACCGCATCATTCCCAAATCGTCGCTGTCCAACCATTTCAAAGTGCTGCGCGAGTCCGGGCTGATCCTGAGCGAGCGCCAGGGTGTGGAGATGCGCAACCAAACGCGCTGCGCCGAGCTGGATGAGCGCTTCCCGGGCCTGATCAAGGCCATTCTGACGGCTTACGGCCAACTTCCCGGGGAGCCGAAGACGGACTAG
- a CDS encoding glucose 1-dehydrogenase: MAKLTGKVAVVTGASKGIGAAIAKALAAEGAQVVVNYASSKAGADAVVEAIGAAGGKAIAVQGDVSKAGEAQGLVDAAIKEFGKLDVLVNNSGVYEFAPIGDVTEEHYRRMFDVNVLGVLLTTQAAAKHLGEGGSVINISSVVTSLGLPASAVYTGTKGAVEGINSVLAKELGPRKIRVNAILPGMVETEGAHSAGVIGSDLQQTMVAQTPLGRIGQPDDIADIAVFLASDDARWLTGERLVASGGFR, from the coding sequence ATGGCTAAGCTCACAGGAAAGGTCGCTGTCGTAACGGGCGCCTCCAAAGGCATTGGCGCTGCGATTGCCAAGGCACTCGCAGCAGAGGGTGCGCAAGTGGTGGTCAACTATGCTTCGAGCAAGGCGGGAGCAGACGCCGTGGTTGAGGCGATCGGCGCGGCCGGCGGCAAGGCCATCGCGGTGCAGGGCGATGTTTCAAAGGCCGGTGAGGCGCAGGGACTGGTCGATGCCGCGATCAAGGAATTCGGCAAGCTCGACGTGCTGGTCAACAACTCCGGCGTCTATGAATTCGCCCCGATCGGCGATGTGACCGAGGAGCACTATCGCCGCATGTTCGACGTCAATGTTCTCGGCGTTCTCCTGACCACCCAGGCGGCGGCCAAACATCTCGGCGAGGGCGGCAGCGTCATCAACATCTCCTCGGTGGTCACCAGCCTGGGGCTGCCGGCCTCGGCCGTCTACACCGGCACCAAAGGAGCCGTGGAGGGCATCAACAGCGTGCTTGCCAAGGAGCTTGGCCCGCGCAAGATCCGCGTCAACGCCATTCTGCCGGGCATGGTCGAGACTGAGGGCGCCCACTCGGCTGGCGTCATCGGCTCGGATTTGCAGCAGACCATGGTTGCCCAGACGCCGCTCGGCCGCATCGGCCAGCCGGACGATATCGCCGACATTGCCGTCTTCCTCGCTTCAGACGATGCCCGCTGGCTGACCGGCGAGCGACTGGTTGCCAGCGGCGGTTTTCGCTGA
- a CDS encoding sialidase family protein, with translation METQFRNLEIYRRRGEFAGWPANYGLWSWGDEMVVVFARGKLGAKGELHELDRNYPFVPWQARSLDGGLTWIDEPFCGHVPGGLSLSADEHLNAELKVRPRLSVREDLCSIDDPINFLDSETIVMCARTDVEGNAVSWFYISRDRCLTWQGPFRFTGLHLPISARTDIVPLGRNDALFMLSTSKDDGTEGRVFCARTVDGGRSFILQGFVGPEPEGYSIMPASTALSGGAILTLTRCMGRGGGKGWIEAFTSRDQGRTWTQEGCIVENTGSNGNPPALGRIEGVLVLVYGHRDLPFGIRMRMSFDDGRTWGAETVIRSDGGTADLGYPKLVQRGDGSLLAVYYFNDGDREERYIAASIVTPAKD, from the coding sequence ATGGAGACGCAGTTCCGCAATCTTGAAATCTATCGCAGACGCGGCGAGTTCGCAGGCTGGCCGGCAAATTATGGTCTCTGGTCGTGGGGCGACGAAATGGTCGTCGTCTTCGCGCGCGGCAAACTCGGGGCGAAGGGCGAGTTGCACGAATTGGACCGCAATTACCCCTTCGTACCCTGGCAGGCACGCAGCCTCGACGGCGGACTGACATGGATAGACGAGCCGTTCTGCGGCCACGTGCCGGGTGGGCTCTCGCTTTCGGCCGACGAGCATCTGAACGCCGAGCTCAAGGTCCGTCCCCGTCTGTCGGTCCGTGAAGACCTCTGCTCGATTGACGATCCCATAAACTTTCTCGACTCCGAGACGATCGTCATGTGCGCCAGAACCGATGTAGAGGGCAATGCTGTCAGCTGGTTCTATATCAGCCGGGATCGGTGCCTGACATGGCAGGGTCCGTTTCGTTTCACCGGTTTGCACCTTCCGATCTCGGCACGCACCGATATCGTTCCTCTCGGCAGGAACGATGCACTCTTCATGCTCAGCACGTCCAAAGACGACGGTACGGAAGGCAGAGTGTTCTGCGCGCGCACCGTGGACGGAGGGCGCAGCTTCATCCTTCAAGGTTTTGTCGGCCCGGAACCTGAGGGCTATTCGATCATGCCGGCGTCGACGGCTCTGTCCGGAGGCGCCATTCTGACGCTGACGCGCTGCATGGGCAGAGGCGGTGGCAAGGGTTGGATAGAGGCCTTCACCTCCCGTGACCAAGGGAGGACCTGGACGCAGGAAGGCTGCATCGTCGAAAACACCGGCAGCAATGGCAACCCGCCGGCGCTCGGGCGGATCGAAGGCGTTCTGGTGCTCGTTTACGGCCACCGTGATCTGCCATTTGGTATCAGGATGCGCATGAGTTTCGATGATGGCCGGACATGGGGCGCCGAGACGGTCATCCGGAGCGACGGCGGCACGGCTGATCTCGGTTATCCCAAACTCGTACAACGCGGCGATGGATCCCTGCTCGCCGTCTACTACTTCAACGATGGCGACAGGGAAGAGCGTTACATCGCGGCGTCTATCGTCACGCCTGCCAAAGATTAA
- a CDS encoding nutrient deprivation-induced protein: protein MQNDFTDSAGRSASAQTPSSSPGSGFSPGTRTSISDLEAKVSEDVSAARETIREGADTAVEKAKEVMSERTNFAARQIGGVAMALEKAGAEMQNSGQAEVGRFAKQIGRSVQTVARRMEGKDIGEIATMTEDFGRKQPLAFLGIAALAGLAASRFLTASAKRQTAAAPREPSIGLRPGTATTGGKNNG from the coding sequence ATGCAAAACGATTTTACAGATTCGGCAGGGCGGAGCGCGTCCGCGCAGACCCCGTCCTCATCCCCAGGTTCCGGCTTCTCGCCGGGAACGCGCACGTCCATTTCCGATCTGGAAGCGAAGGTGAGCGAGGATGTTTCCGCCGCCAGGGAAACGATCAGGGAAGGCGCCGACACCGCAGTCGAGAAAGCCAAGGAGGTCATGTCTGAACGCACCAACTTTGCCGCTCGCCAGATCGGCGGAGTTGCAATGGCGCTCGAGAAGGCTGGCGCCGAAATGCAAAACTCCGGTCAGGCGGAAGTCGGACGATTCGCCAAGCAAATCGGCCGGAGCGTGCAGACCGTCGCTCGGCGGATGGAAGGCAAGGACATCGGCGAGATCGCCACCATGACCGAGGATTTCGGGCGCAAACAACCGCTCGCCTTTCTCGGCATCGCCGCACTTGCAGGCCTGGCCGCAAGCCGGTTCCTGACAGCGTCCGCGAAAAGGCAAACAGCTGCCGCGCCGCGCGAACCATCGATTGGCCTTCGCCCCGGCACCGCAACGACCGGAGGCAAGAACAATGGCTAA
- a CDS encoding phage holin family protein, which yields MAKSSENIPLSELVSGLVGDVTGLLRKEIDLAKTEASEKLSQALNGVEILLFGLVLAIGAVGVLLSALVGGLAAFLVTKGFTETTAGALASLIVGIVIAGIAWAMVSRGLSALRGNNMALDRTATSLRRDVNVVKDKI from the coding sequence ATGGCTAAATCTTCAGAGAACATACCTCTCTCCGAACTCGTCAGTGGCCTCGTTGGTGATGTCACGGGCCTGCTCCGCAAGGAAATCGATCTTGCCAAGACGGAGGCTTCGGAAAAACTTTCGCAGGCGCTCAACGGCGTGGAGATTCTCCTGTTTGGTTTGGTCCTGGCAATCGGGGCGGTCGGCGTCCTGCTGAGTGCCCTTGTCGGCGGTCTCGCCGCCTTCCTCGTGACAAAGGGTTTTACCGAAACCACCGCCGGTGCACTCGCCTCGTTGATCGTCGGCATCGTCATTGCCGGCATCGCATGGGCAATGGTCTCCCGGGGCCTCTCCGCGCTTCGCGGCAACAACATGGCACTGGATCGAACTGCAACCTCGCTTCGCCGCGACGTTAATGTTGTGAAGGACAAAATCTGA
- a CDS encoding DUF3618 domain-containing protein, producing MENSMEKTSAELQREIDQDRRRIGDRIDAIQERMSPGQLVDEVIAYTKASGGGEYVSNLGHALKANPLPVALMGVSLAWLMAKGSPSSGDMATWREEDAEYPLYPATGRVRRIGPPAMENGARYSHFADESGKRLKALTDETGGRAGHFIDEAGKTYRGFADASGKQINQIADETGAMLDAATGWAAEKWEQAKNAASDLTARASGAASSLSSRSSSAATSLQEQTTKLNEAILTHFRDQPLVGGALAFAVGAAIGAALPHTDTEDEWIGEAADSAKDTLSDQAQDVAAQGKEVASEVYQKAVDVASDTHDAVKERVVDEAETFINRKDSLGGTNGR from the coding sequence ATGGAAAACTCAATGGAGAAAACATCGGCCGAGCTTCAGCGGGAGATCGACCAGGACCGCCGCCGCATCGGGGACCGGATTGACGCTATCCAGGAACGGATGTCGCCGGGCCAGTTGGTCGACGAGGTGATTGCCTACACCAAGGCAAGCGGCGGCGGAGAGTATGTCAGCAATCTTGGCCACGCCCTCAAGGCGAACCCTCTGCCGGTAGCCCTGATGGGCGTGAGCCTCGCCTGGCTCATGGCAAAAGGCAGCCCGTCCTCAGGCGATATGGCGACCTGGAGGGAGGAGGATGCCGAATACCCGCTCTATCCGGCGACCGGCCGGGTCCGCAGGATCGGTCCGCCGGCCATGGAAAACGGAGCGCGTTACAGCCACTTTGCCGACGAATCCGGCAAGAGGCTGAAAGCCTTGACCGACGAAACAGGGGGGCGTGCCGGCCATTTCATCGACGAGGCAGGCAAGACCTATCGCGGCTTCGCCGACGCCAGCGGAAAACAGATCAATCAGATCGCCGACGAGACTGGTGCAATGCTCGACGCGGCAACCGGCTGGGCGGCGGAGAAATGGGAGCAGGCGAAAAACGCCGCGAGCGACCTCACCGCTCGTGCGTCTGGCGCGGCAAGCTCGCTATCGAGCCGATCCTCTTCGGCGGCGACCAGTCTTCAGGAGCAAACGACCAAACTCAACGAGGCGATCCTCACCCATTTCCGCGACCAGCCGCTGGTTGGCGGAGCCCTGGCTTTCGCGGTCGGAGCGGCGATCGGCGCGGCGCTGCCGCACACTGACACTGAGGATGAATGGATCGGGGAAGCCGCAGACAGCGCCAAAGACACCCTCAGCGATCAGGCGCAGGACGTCGCCGCGCAGGGTAAAGAGGTGGCGTCGGAGGTCTATCAAAAGGCTGTGGACGTTGCGTCCGATACTCATGATGCCGTCAAGGAACGCGTGGTGGATGAAGCCGAAACTTTCATAAATCGCAAGGACAGCTTGGGCGGAACCAATGGCCGGTAG
- a CDS encoding BA14K family protein has protein sequence MKRLAIVALSLVTALTSVPPAMAFPTVAMPKIEGAEAQPVQYRHHGGGYGHGGYYGHGGYYGHGHHGSNNGWAWGLGGLAAGAIIGGMLAQPYYGQGYYGGAYYNQGYYDQGYYGQGYYGSPYYGPPRYYGSTLYRPRYYAPRYYAPRYYSQVYSGGNGHVSWCYARYRSYRAYDNTFQPYYGPRRACISPY, from the coding sequence ATGAAAAGGTTAGCAATCGTTGCCCTGTCGCTGGTGACGGCGCTGACGAGCGTCCCGCCGGCCATGGCGTTTCCCACCGTTGCCATGCCGAAGATCGAAGGCGCAGAGGCGCAGCCGGTCCAGTACCGACATCACGGCGGCGGCTACGGCCATGGAGGCTACTACGGGCATGGAGGCTACTACGGGCATGGACACCACGGTAGTAACAACGGCTGGGCCTGGGGACTCGGTGGGCTCGCGGCCGGCGCAATCATCGGCGGAATGCTGGCACAGCCGTATTATGGTCAGGGCTATTACGGTGGGGCCTACTACAATCAGGGCTACTACGATCAAGGCTATTACGGCCAGGGCTACTACGGATCGCCCTATTACGGTCCGCCGCGCTACTACGGGTCGACCCTTTACCGTCCGCGCTACTACGCGCCACGCTATTACGCGCCGCGCTATTACAGCCAGGTCTATAGTGGCGGCAACGGACATGTAAGCTGGTGCTATGCGCGCTACCGGTCTTACAGGGCTTACGACAACACCTTCCAGCCCTATTACGGTCCGCGGCGTGCGTGCATCTCGCCCTACTGA
- a CDS encoding LysR family transcriptional regulator produces MDLLALADFNLVARHGGFGKAARATGRPKATLSRRVAELESDLALRLFERGGRNLKLTEEGRALFERTAALLAELDETAVAIASGGQKPKGRLRISAPLHFSQTAMGRIAAGFALQYPEVRLEVTSEDRSVDMIEEGYDLVIRVNPDPDESLVGRAFLHDRLVVVASPDLPRPTGGRAAPGVARGASEAHTWQVKTSGGRSTIKIEPVLTLSTLITIRDAVRAGVGAGRLPISLVSHDLADGTLVNWGEIDAPEVTLWTLYPSRRLLSARVSAFLDFLKQAFPNGTADELAAYIGR; encoded by the coding sequence ATGGATCTTCTCGCGCTTGCCGATTTCAATCTTGTTGCCCGCCATGGCGGCTTCGGCAAAGCCGCACGGGCGACGGGCCGGCCGAAGGCGACATTGTCGCGCCGCGTCGCCGAGCTGGAAAGCGATCTCGCTCTACGGCTGTTTGAACGGGGCGGGCGTAACCTGAAGCTGACCGAAGAAGGGCGGGCGCTGTTCGAGCGGACGGCGGCGCTGCTCGCCGAACTGGACGAGACGGCTGTAGCGATTGCCTCAGGCGGTCAGAAACCCAAGGGGAGATTGCGGATCAGCGCACCTCTACATTTTTCCCAGACCGCGATGGGAAGGATCGCCGCCGGCTTTGCCCTCCAATATCCGGAGGTGAGGCTCGAGGTGACGAGTGAGGACCGGTCCGTCGATATGATCGAGGAAGGCTACGATCTGGTCATCCGGGTCAATCCCGATCCCGACGAGAGCCTGGTCGGACGGGCGTTTCTGCATGATCGGCTGGTTGTGGTGGCAAGCCCCGATCTTCCCCGCCCGACCGGCGGACGCGCCGCTCCCGGGGTCGCGCGCGGGGCATCCGAAGCGCACACATGGCAGGTGAAGACATCAGGCGGCCGGTCGACGATCAAAATCGAGCCGGTCCTCACCTTGTCAACGCTGATCACGATCCGGGATGCGGTGCGCGCCGGCGTCGGCGCAGGCCGTCTTCCGATTTCGTTGGTGAGCCACGACCTGGCTGACGGCACTCTGGTCAATTGGGGGGAGATTGACGCCCCCGAGGTCACCCTCTGGACGCTTTACCCCTCCCGGCGGCTGCTCAGCGCGCGCGTGTCGGCGTTCCTGGATTTTCTGAAACAGGCCTTCCCCAATGGAACGGCGGACGAACTAGCTGCCTATATCGGCAGATGA
- a CDS encoding SDR family oxidoreductase codes for MTILVTGATGNVGRQVVEHLVKHGADVRALVRDPSKADFPAGVSVVQGEFLDVDSLRNAMSGVSTLFLLSAVVPDEFTQALIALNVARSAGIERIVYLSVIHADLYVNVPHFAGKFGVERMIEQMGLKATILRPAYFIQNDLTVKDVITGYGAYPMPIGAKGLAMIDVRDIAEIAALELLRREQSAEPLALNRINLVGPETLTGAGIAAIWSDVLARPIAYGGDNTEAFEQNLKQFMPAWMAHDMRLMGERFLTDGMLPETGDVERLTNLLGRPLRSYRVFALETAASA; via the coding sequence ATGACCATTCTCGTTACCGGTGCCACAGGCAATGTTGGCCGCCAAGTCGTCGAACACCTCGTCAAGCACGGCGCCGATGTCCGCGCTCTTGTCCGCGACCCGTCGAAAGCCGATTTCCCGGCTGGTGTCAGCGTCGTGCAGGGCGAGTTCCTCGACGTCGACTCGCTGCGCAACGCCATGTCGGGCGTGTCGACGCTGTTCCTGCTCAGCGCCGTGGTGCCGGACGAATTCACCCAGGCTTTGATTGCGCTGAACGTCGCCCGATCGGCCGGCATCGAGCGGATCGTCTATCTCTCGGTGATCCACGCCGACCTCTACGTCAACGTGCCGCATTTCGCCGGCAAGTTCGGCGTCGAGCGGATGATCGAGCAGATGGGTCTCAAGGCGACGATCCTGCGCCCGGCCTACTTCATCCAGAACGATCTGACGGTCAAGGATGTCATCACCGGCTACGGCGCCTATCCGATGCCGATCGGCGCCAAGGGTCTCGCCATGATCGACGTTCGTGATATCGCTGAGATCGCCGCCCTTGAGCTGCTGCGCCGCGAACAGTCTGCGGAGCCGCTGGCGCTTAACCGGATCAACCTCGTCGGTCCGGAGACGCTGACCGGGGCTGGTATCGCCGCCATCTGGTCTGACGTGCTCGCCCGCCCGATCGCCTACGGCGGCGACAATACCGAGGCCTTCGAGCAGAACCTCAAGCAGTTCATGCCCGCCTGGATGGCCCACGACATGCGCCTGATGGGCGAGCGTTTCCTGACTGACGGAATGCTGCCTGAGACGGGCGACGTCGAGCGCCTGACGAATCTGCTCGGCCGGCCGCTGCGCTCCTATCGCGTCTTCGCCCTGGAAACCGCTGCCTCCGCCTGA
- a CDS encoding SRPBCC family protein, producing MIYSTATIPVNPNGETPLTRAEAWQGLERKARDARLFLPVGLCTRCDVVEESPTHFVREATIAGQDLREIITLEPQSKVTFFQATGPREGAIINELFEDEDGQLQLRFYCYLGLRGKRPNGPEEQAEQAQFDGETGYKAALLSTLKRTRELLAEGKL from the coding sequence ATGATTTATTCCACAGCCACAATTCCGGTGAACCCGAACGGCGAAACCCCTTTGACACGCGCCGAGGCCTGGCAAGGTCTCGAACGCAAGGCACGCGACGCCCGGCTCTTTCTTCCCGTCGGTCTCTGCACCCGCTGCGATGTCGTCGAGGAAAGCCCGACCCATTTCGTGCGCGAGGCGACGATTGCCGGGCAGGATCTGCGCGAGATCATCACCCTGGAGCCGCAAAGCAAGGTCACCTTCTTCCAGGCGACGGGGCCACGCGAGGGAGCGATCATCAACGAGCTGTTCGAGGATGAAGACGGTCAGCTGCAACTGCGGTTCTACTGCTATCTCGGCCTGCGCGGCAAACGGCCGAACGGCCCGGAAGAGCAGGCCGAGCAGGCACAATTCGATGGCGAAACGGGCTACAAGGCCGCCCTTCTATCGACATTGAAGCGGACCCGCGAACTGCTGGCAGAGGGAAAGCTCTGA